One region of Niallia sp. Man26 genomic DNA includes:
- a CDS encoding TatD family hydrolase, translating to MKIIDAHIHLSNIESFKETAKSLSKVDYSTDGVQSEMKDANIVLAIGMGVTETPHMGFPDYKAQTPMGLDLGDILPPNIVYCAGVNPYKLDSFSIRELEREIHKDHVVGIKIYLGYYPFYAYDKVYNPVYELAEKYNLPVVFHTGDTYSERGLLKYSHPLAIDEVAVKYRNIRFMMAHFGDPWTLTGAEILYKNRNVYADLSGLVVGARAELEKAQEGIFLQHLRHALVYANSYDKLLFGTDWPLAPFQPYIEFIQNLIPSEYHEDVFYNTALKVFPKIKKFLYG from the coding sequence ATGAAAATTATTGATGCTCACATCCATTTGTCTAATATCGAATCATTTAAAGAAACAGCAAAATCATTGTCTAAAGTTGATTACAGCACGGACGGAGTTCAATCAGAAATGAAAGATGCGAATATTGTCTTAGCAATTGGCATGGGAGTGACAGAAACGCCGCATATGGGCTTTCCCGACTATAAGGCCCAAACACCGATGGGGCTTGATCTTGGAGATATACTGCCGCCTAATATCGTCTATTGTGCCGGAGTTAATCCATACAAGCTAGATTCTTTTTCTATCAGAGAACTGGAACGGGAAATCCACAAGGATCATGTAGTCGGCATAAAGATTTATTTAGGCTATTATCCGTTCTATGCCTATGATAAAGTATACAATCCTGTGTATGAACTAGCGGAAAAGTATAACTTGCCAGTTGTGTTTCATACTGGAGATACATACTCCGAAAGAGGGTTGTTGAAATATTCCCATCCGCTTGCAATTGATGAAGTTGCGGTGAAATATCGCAATATTCGTTTTATGATGGCCCATTTTGGCGATCCATGGACATTGACTGGTGCAGAGATTTTATATAAAAACCGAAATGTTTATGCTGACCTTTCCGGGCTGGTTGTTGGGGCAAGAGCGGAGTTAGAGAAGGCGCAAGAAGGAATATTTTTACAGCATTTAAGGCATGCGCTCGTATATGCCAACTCCTATGATAAGCTTTTGTTCGGGACAGATTGGCCGTTAGCTCCATTCCAACCATATATTGAATTTATTCAAAACCTTATTCCGAGTGAGTATCATGAAGATGTGTTTTATAACACAGCCTTGAAGGTTTTTCCAAAAATCAAGAAGTTTCTTTATGGTTGA
- a CDS encoding BrxA/BrxB family bacilliredoxin: MSMAYEEYMRQMVKPMRAELVHAGFQELTTEEEVEEFISSNKGTSLVVVNSVCGCAAGLARPAATQAVLQAKKKPDNLITVFAGQDKEATARMREFFGDIEPSSPSMALIKDNHVVHFIPRYDIEGNSMEAIMENLMSAFEQNC; encoded by the coding sequence ATGTCGATGGCATATGAAGAATATATGAGACAAATGGTAAAGCCGATGCGAGCAGAGCTTGTGCACGCAGGTTTTCAGGAATTAACAACAGAAGAAGAGGTAGAGGAGTTTATCAGCAGCAATAAAGGAACTTCACTGGTTGTTGTTAATTCTGTATGTGGGTGTGCTGCAGGTCTTGCAAGACCTGCTGCAACACAGGCCGTATTACAAGCAAAGAAAAAACCGGATAATCTTATTACAGTATTTGCAGGTCAAGATAAAGAAGCGACTGCAAGAATGAGGGAGTTCTTTGGAGATATCGAGCCATCATCTCCTTCTATGGCTTTAATTAAAGACAATCATGTTGTCCATTTTATCCCTCGTTATGATATAGAAGGCAACTCCATGGAAGCGATTATGGAAAATTTGATGTCTGCTTTCGAACAAAACTGCTAA
- a CDS encoding HD domain-containing protein translates to MDIIQLTENFVKDKLKDDVTGHDWHHIDRVRNTALFICEKESSGNPFIIELAAILHDVADAKLNESKEEGTRLLEQFLESLPLEQNDRNHIVRAIATVSYSGGNNAEPESIEAKIVQDADRLDAIGAIGIARTFAYGGKKGHVIYDPSVGARENMTEEVYRSGQSSTIQHFYEKLLKLKDLLHTNTARTIAAKRHQLMENYLKEFYKEWNGSYEEYFN, encoded by the coding sequence ATGGATATCATTCAACTAACAGAGAATTTTGTGAAAGATAAATTAAAAGATGATGTGACAGGCCATGATTGGCATCATATTGACAGAGTGCGAAATACTGCGCTTTTCATCTGTGAAAAAGAATCAAGCGGAAATCCATTTATTATAGAGCTTGCCGCTATTTTACATGATGTGGCAGATGCAAAACTGAACGAATCTAAAGAGGAAGGTACTCGGCTGCTTGAGCAGTTTTTAGAAAGTCTCCCGCTTGAACAGAATGATCGAAATCATATAGTGAGGGCAATTGCAACGGTTTCATACAGCGGCGGAAACAACGCGGAGCCAGAGTCGATTGAAGCGAAAATTGTTCAAGATGCGGACAGACTGGATGCGATTGGCGCAATCGGTATCGCTAGAACCTTTGCATATGGCGGAAAAAAGGGACATGTCATATACGATCCTTCTGTCGGTGCTAGAGAAAACATGACAGAAGAAGTATATCGGAGCGGCCAGTCTAGCACCATCCAGCATTTCTATGAAAAACTCCTGAAATTAAAGGACTTGCTTCATACGAATACAGCCAGAACGATTGCAGCAAAAAGGCATCAATTGATGGAAAATTACTTAAAAGAATTCTATAAAGAATGGAATGGTAGTTATGAAGAGTATTTCAATTGA
- a CDS encoding TerD family protein: MAISLSKGQKVDLTKGNPGLTKVIVGLGWDVNKYDGGNDFDLDTSVFLLGDNGKVTSEADFVFYNNTSGGNGSVVHSGDNRTGAGDGDDEQIIIDLQAVPASVQKIAFTITIHDGDARNQNFGQVSNSYARILNEQNNEELIRYDLGEDFSIETALVVGELYRHNNEWKFSAIGSGYQGGLAALATDFGLQVG, translated from the coding sequence ATGGCAATCAGTTTATCAAAAGGACAAAAAGTAGACTTAACAAAAGGAAACCCAGGATTAACGAAAGTTATCGTAGGACTTGGCTGGGATGTAAACAAGTATGACGGCGGAAATGACTTCGACTTGGATACTTCTGTATTTTTGCTTGGTGACAACGGTAAAGTAACATCTGAAGCTGATTTTGTATTCTACAACAACACATCTGGCGGAAACGGATCTGTCGTTCACTCTGGTGACAACCGAACTGGAGCAGGAGACGGTGATGATGAGCAAATTATTATTGACCTTCAAGCAGTGCCTGCAAGTGTTCAAAAGATTGCTTTTACTATTACAATTCATGACGGTGACGCACGAAACCAAAACTTCGGACAAGTTTCTAACTCATATGCGCGTATTCTGAATGAACAAAATAATGAAGAGCTTATCCGCTATGACTTAGGAGAAGATTTCTCTATTGAGACAGCGCTTGTTGTCGGAGAACTTTATCGCCATAACAACGAATGGAAATTCAGTGCAATCGGAAGCGGCTACCAAGGCGGCTTGGCAGCATTAGCAACAGATTTCGGACTGCAAGTCGGCTAA
- a CDS encoding ABC-F family ATP-binding cassette domain-containing protein gives MKSISIENLTKTYGEKELFHSISFSISEKERVGLIGINGTGKSSLLKIVAGIDLPDEGEIIAPKDYRIAYSSQSPEIHPEMTVLDYVYTGDAPVWKVVRNYEEILLKLEKDPENNKLHGELFEIQKRMDAQNGWDVHTNTKTVLTKLGVSFYDKKIGELSGGQKKRVSLAQVLIQEPDLLILDEPTNHLDFDAVKWLEDYLGKFNGALLLVTHDRYFLDKVTNRMFELEGGNLYSYKGNYAEFLQAKAIREENEAATIDKQKNLFRRELEWIRRGAKARSTKQKARIQRFEELDDKLASVQDKGKLDISLKGSRLGKQVFELVSASKSFENKTILKDFNLLVKPGDRIGIIGHNGTGKSTLLNILAGKIPLDHGDYIIGQTVKIAYYTQENEEMDQSKRMIEYLKETAEIIETTDGKTISAAQMLERFLFPPHTHGTIIGKLSGGERRRLYLLKILMGEPNVLLLDEPTNDLDTQTLMVLEDYLDEFKGVVITVSHDRYFLDKVAQELLVLRGGGNIESYYGNYTEYLQSEKQKEQAEKAVKEKPKQQEQPKQKKVKLSYNEQREWATIDSDIENCESRLEAIETEMENTGSDFEKANALLKEQEELNEKLEFLIGRWSYLSEIAES, from the coding sequence ATGAAGAGTATTTCAATTGAAAATTTAACAAAAACTTACGGGGAAAAAGAATTATTTCATTCCATTTCCTTTTCTATAAGTGAAAAAGAAAGAGTTGGACTGATTGGTATTAATGGCACAGGCAAGTCATCGCTGCTGAAGATAGTGGCAGGTATCGATTTGCCTGATGAAGGCGAGATTATCGCCCCGAAAGATTACCGAATCGCATACTCCTCCCAAAGTCCGGAAATCCATCCCGAAATGACTGTTTTAGATTATGTGTATACAGGTGATGCACCAGTATGGAAAGTGGTCCGGAATTATGAGGAAATATTGCTTAAGTTAGAAAAGGACCCGGAAAATAATAAGCTGCACGGCGAGCTGTTCGAGATCCAAAAAAGAATGGATGCCCAAAACGGCTGGGATGTTCATACGAATACGAAGACTGTATTAACAAAGCTTGGCGTCAGCTTTTATGACAAAAAGATTGGTGAGCTGTCAGGCGGCCAGAAAAAGCGTGTTTCTCTTGCGCAAGTCCTTATTCAAGAGCCGGATTTGCTCATTTTGGATGAGCCTACAAACCATCTTGACTTTGATGCGGTTAAATGGCTGGAAGACTATTTAGGTAAATTTAATGGTGCCCTGCTGCTTGTCACACATGACCGTTACTTCTTAGACAAGGTTACCAACCGGATGTTTGAGCTAGAGGGAGGCAATTTATACAGCTATAAAGGCAATTATGCAGAGTTTCTGCAAGCAAAGGCAATCAGAGAAGAAAACGAGGCAGCAACTATTGATAAACAAAAGAATTTGTTCAGACGAGAGCTGGAATGGATTCGCAGAGGTGCTAAAGCCCGTTCAACTAAACAAAAAGCAAGAATTCAGCGCTTTGAAGAATTAGATGACAAACTTGCATCCGTTCAGGATAAAGGCAAGCTTGATATTTCCTTAAAAGGCAGCAGGCTAGGTAAACAGGTTTTTGAGCTTGTGTCTGCTTCCAAATCTTTTGAAAACAAAACGATTCTGAAGGACTTTAATCTCCTTGTAAAGCCTGGAGACAGAATTGGCATTATCGGACATAATGGTACAGGAAAATCAACGCTGCTTAACATTCTTGCTGGCAAGATTCCGCTAGACCATGGTGACTATATTATTGGACAAACAGTGAAAATTGCTTACTATACGCAGGAAAACGAAGAAATGGACCAATCAAAGCGCATGATTGAGTATTTAAAGGAGACGGCTGAAATCATTGAGACAACAGACGGGAAAACGATCTCTGCTGCACAAATGCTCGAAAGATTCTTGTTTCCGCCCCATACGCATGGAACCATTATCGGCAAGCTGTCTGGCGGGGAAAGACGAAGATTATACTTGCTGAAAATACTAATGGGCGAGCCGAACGTCCTGCTTTTAGACGAGCCGACAAATGATCTTGATACACAAACACTGATGGTGTTGGAGGATTATTTAGATGAGTTCAAAGGTGTTGTTATAACAGTATCCCATGACCGCTATTTCCTAGATAAAGTAGCGCAAGAGCTGTTAGTGCTCAGAGGCGGCGGTAATATAGAGAGCTACTACGGCAATTACACCGAATATCTCCAATCCGAAAAACAAAAAGAGCAGGCAGAAAAAGCGGTGAAGGAAAAGCCGAAGCAGCAAGAACAGCCGAAACAGAAGAAGGTTAAACTAAGCTATAATGAACAACGAGAATGGGCGACAATCGACAGTGATATAGAAAACTGCGAAAGCCGCCTTGAAGCGATTGAAACAGAGATGGAAAACACAGGAAGTGACTTTGAAAAAGCCAACGCTCTGCTTAAAGAACAAGAAGAATTAAATGAGAAATTGGAATTTTTAATAGGACGGTGGAGCTATCTGTCTGAGATTGCTGAAAGTTAA
- a CDS encoding TerC family protein, whose amino-acid sequence MDAIIQSFIETYSMFFDWEAWGRVLSDPVSWGYIGTLIILEGLLSADNALVLAVMVKHLPPEKRKKALFYGLLGAYIFRFIAIGVGVLLIKLWWVKVLGAAYLAYLAIKYFIDKRKEKEAAENEEESHGINQNGLLIRLFGTFWGTVVAVELMDIAFSVDSVLAAFGVSNEVWVLLVGGMLGVLMMRGVAGVFLKLIDRVPELESTAYILILIISVKMFLGVFGVHVHHIVFFGILIIAFAATFVVHNRNKKKAEQGEA is encoded by the coding sequence ATGGATGCTATTATTCAATCCTTTATCGAAACATATTCTATGTTTTTTGATTGGGAAGCGTGGGGAAGAGTACTGTCAGACCCAGTGAGCTGGGGATATATTGGAACACTTATAATTTTGGAAGGACTGCTATCAGCTGATAACGCACTTGTGCTTGCTGTTATGGTTAAGCATCTTCCGCCTGAAAAACGTAAAAAAGCTCTTTTCTACGGTTTGCTTGGAGCATACATATTCCGCTTCATCGCAATTGGAGTCGGTGTATTACTAATTAAATTGTGGTGGGTAAAGGTACTCGGTGCAGCGTACTTGGCGTATTTAGCAATCAAGTACTTTATCGATAAACGAAAAGAGAAGGAAGCAGCAGAAAACGAAGAAGAATCGCATGGCATTAACCAAAATGGTTTGTTAATCCGCTTGTTCGGTACATTTTGGGGAACAGTTGTCGCTGTTGAGCTAATGGATATTGCCTTTTCAGTAGACAGCGTTCTTGCCGCTTTCGGTGTCAGCAACGAAGTATGGGTGCTGCTTGTCGGCGGTATGCTCGGCGTTCTGATGATGCGCGGAGTTGCAGGTGTATTCCTGAAATTGATTGACCGTGTGCCAGAATTGGAAAGCACAGCATATATTTTGATTTTAATTATTTCTGTAAAGATGTTCTTAGGTGTGTTTGGTGTTCATGTACACCATATTGTATTCTTTGGCATATTAATTATCGCTTTCGCAGCAACATTTGTTGTTCATAATCGTAATAAGAAAAAAGCAGAGCAAGGCGAAGCTTAA
- a CDS encoding conserved virulence factor C family protein has translation MKIMAIEPTPSPNTMKINLNEELPMGTSNNYKKDNAEEAPKVIQDILSIEGIRGVYHVADFLAVERNAKYDWKELLAQVRNAFGEEAESLEKEPEVNEHFGEIKVLVQMYKGIPMQIKLTDGTEEKRYGLPEQFMKAVSEVRMPQDNVVASRKWQEFGVRYGEFDEIGQAVQEELMAAYPDERIASLAEAAKNPETAEATLNKREKIKLTFQDLEHEDWKIRYQRLEQSEDPTVDDIPVLTAALDDEKPSIRRLATVYLGMIEDVIVLPSLYKALQDKTVTVRRTAGDCLSDLGFSEAMEEMMKALDDKSKLVRWRAAMFLYEVGDERALPSLKAHEDDPEFEVSLQIKMAIERIELGEEAKGSVWKQMTEARKQD, from the coding sequence ATGAAAATTATGGCGATTGAACCTACTCCTAGCCCGAATACGATGAAAATCAATTTAAATGAAGAGCTGCCGATGGGAACAAGCAATAACTATAAAAAGGACAATGCCGAAGAAGCACCGAAGGTAATCCAGGACATTCTGTCAATTGAAGGTATTAGAGGGGTTTACCATGTTGCTGATTTCTTGGCAGTTGAACGAAATGCCAAATATGACTGGAAGGAACTTCTTGCCCAAGTACGAAATGCTTTTGGGGAAGAAGCAGAAAGTTTAGAAAAAGAGCCGGAAGTGAACGAGCATTTCGGTGAAATAAAAGTGCTTGTGCAAATGTACAAAGGGATACCTATGCAAATAAAGCTGACGGATGGAACGGAAGAAAAGCGTTACGGCTTGCCAGAGCAATTCATGAAGGCCGTTTCAGAGGTAAGAATGCCGCAAGATAATGTTGTAGCAAGCAGAAAATGGCAGGAATTCGGAGTGCGCTACGGTGAGTTTGACGAAATTGGTCAAGCTGTCCAAGAGGAATTGATGGCTGCATATCCTGATGAAAGAATTGCAAGCCTAGCAGAAGCTGCAAAGAACCCAGAAACAGCAGAAGCAACTTTGAACAAGCGGGAAAAAATCAAACTGACCTTTCAAGATTTAGAGCATGAAGATTGGAAGATTAGATATCAGAGATTAGAACAAAGTGAGGATCCGACGGTTGATGATATACCAGTGTTAACGGCAGCACTTGATGATGAAAAGCCGTCCATTCGCAGGTTGGCAACAGTATATCTCGGAATGATTGAAGATGTAATCGTGCTGCCGTCCCTTTATAAAGCACTTCAAGATAAAACGGTAACAGTAAGACGTACTGCAGGTGACTGCTTGTCAGATTTAGGCTTCTCTGAAGCAATGGAAGAAATGATGAAAGCTTTAGATGACAAAAGCAAGCTTGTAAGATGGCGTGCTGCAATGTTCTTGTATGAAGTGGGAGATGAAAGGGCTTTGCCATCATTAAAGGCTCATGAAGATGATCCTGAATTTGAAGTAAGTCTGCAAATTAAAATGGCTATCGAAAGAATTGAGCTTGGAGAAGAGGCGAAAGGTTCTGTCTGGAAACAGATGACTGAAGCACGCAAGCAGGATTGA
- a CDS encoding YrhK family protein, whose product MNKQSEEEENHVISIGSLAIILKDKYQAIYTINDILIGLLFLLGTIFNMLLSWKITGAVLYISGSVLLLIRPVIRTCHLLQVKRVGKEKRKKHA is encoded by the coding sequence ATGAATAAACAGTCAGAAGAAGAAGAAAATCATGTTATCTCTATCGGTTCTTTAGCTATCATTTTAAAGGATAAATATCAGGCGATATATACAATCAATGATATCCTGATTGGACTGTTATTCCTGTTAGGAACGATTTTCAACATGCTGTTGAGCTGGAAGATAACAGGTGCCGTTCTTTATATCTCAGGAAGTGTCTTGCTTCTTATTCGTCCAGTTATCCGAACATGTCATCTTTTACAGGTAAAAAGAGTGGGAAAAGAAAAAAGAAAGAAACACGCCTAA
- a CDS encoding YpjP family protein: MPNWIRKSLVVFVSILTFGLVTPSPSAFYNTSNGDEKKPADESKLPVSSEELTLDTGILDERSERDKVVGKLMEEAEVQSYTKFGSKIKPVIEDEFRIAILPNIEKAINNVTSSFPDEDLSQLTVTEMPSPGTSERIFHIVKENQDVIRFHVRRDRPPQDGYWFNFHYHTFQDNFQNHYALGNIYWDKNTPPKWMS, translated from the coding sequence ATGCCTAATTGGATTCGAAAAAGTCTTGTTGTCTTTGTGTCGATCTTAACATTTGGACTGGTAACTCCGTCCCCTTCCGCTTTTTACAATACCAGCAATGGTGATGAAAAAAAGCCTGCTGATGAAAGCAAGCTGCCAGTCTCTTCAGAAGAATTAACCCTTGATACGGGGATTCTGGATGAGCGTTCGGAAAGGGATAAGGTCGTGGGCAAGCTGATGGAAGAAGCAGAAGTGCAAAGCTATACGAAATTCGGGAGCAAGATTAAACCGGTGATTGAGGATGAATTCAGAATTGCGATTTTACCGAATATTGAAAAAGCGATTAACAATGTGACTTCAAGCTTCCCTGATGAAGATTTGAGCCAGCTTACGGTTACAGAAATGCCGAGCCCTGGGACGAGCGAGCGGATTTTCCACATAGTGAAAGAAAATCAAGACGTGATTCGCTTTCATGTAAGAAGGGATCGCCCCCCGCAAGATGGCTATTGGTTCAATTTTCATTATCACACGTTTCAGGATAATTTCCAAAATCATTATGCACTAGGCAATATCTACTGGGATAAAAATACTCCGCCTAAATGGATGAGTTAA
- a CDS encoding class I SAM-dependent methyltransferase — MIVTTAGRTNQEMIDKAKTAAALLQCSYVDRNKRTVKSLITKYQEDVLVAGKERYELFAANASEPFFFHPSSAMFRIKRLQKEEHDPFVDACNLTEGKSLFDCTLGLASDSIIASFAVGKSGAVEGVEASPVIAFIVKEGLAVWQSHDEQMDEAMRRVKVTSGHALDELRKKETNSIDCVYLDPMFEESIDSDGIKPLKHLAVYEDWTTTMIEEARRVAKERVVLKDHYKSTRFEAFGFQRIQRKTAKFHYGIIEL; from the coding sequence ATGATAGTTACAACTGCAGGAAGAACAAATCAAGAAATGATAGACAAAGCGAAAACGGCAGCAGCCTTGCTGCAGTGCAGCTATGTGGACAGAAATAAAAGGACAGTCAAATCTCTGATCACTAAGTATCAAGAAGATGTGTTAGTGGCGGGCAAGGAAAGATATGAACTGTTTGCAGCAAATGCGAGCGAGCCTTTTTTCTTTCATCCTAGCTCTGCAATGTTCCGAATTAAAAGACTGCAAAAGGAGGAGCATGATCCTTTCGTTGATGCTTGCAATCTAACAGAGGGAAAGTCTCTTTTTGACTGTACGCTCGGCTTAGCATCTGACAGCATTATCGCAAGCTTTGCAGTCGGAAAATCAGGAGCAGTTGAAGGAGTGGAAGCAAGTCCGGTCATTGCCTTTATTGTCAAAGAAGGTCTTGCTGTCTGGCAGTCCCATGATGAGCAAATGGATGAAGCTATGCGAAGGGTGAAGGTGACGAGCGGACATGCACTTGATGAGCTGAGAAAAAAAGAGACAAACAGTATCGATTGTGTGTATTTAGATCCAATGTTTGAGGAAAGCATTGATTCAGATGGAATTAAACCATTAAAGCATTTAGCTGTTTATGAAGACTGGACAACCACGATGATAGAAGAAGCACGCCGTGTCGCCAAAGAAAGGGTTGTACTGAAGGACCATTATAAAAGCACGCGCTTTGAAGCCTTTGGTTTTCAGCGAATACAGCGGAAAACAGCCAAATTTCACTATGGCATCATTGAATTATAG